The Stieleria maiorica genome includes the window GACGCGAGTTCCGCTGACCAGTTCATGTACCGCGGCGTAACCGTTTCGATGTCGCATGGTGGCGAACGAGAGCAGAAATGAAAAGCTGCAAATCCACGCGGCCAGCGTTTCAGCAGAACGCATGTCGTCGCCCTCGAAACTTCGTATGGCGAATTCGGCATCGATGGCGTACAGCGCCCACCATGGGGCGGACAAAAAGAAAAAGAACGTCAGGGAACGAGCGCACGCACGCGCGATTCCGGAAGCATCTTGATTGATGCCGACCACACGCAGGCGAAACAATTGTTTGCCGATCGAGGTCCCCCAAAGCCCTTCCAGCACCGTGAAGTACCCGATTATCACGGCAAAGGCGAAAAAGGACGCCCAGCGGAGCGAGACATCGGTATAGGGGCCGAAACCGGAAAACATCGCCTCTGCGGTTTGGTACCAACCGACGAAATCATCAAACCAGACACCCGAAATCAGTGACAAGACCGCGATCACGAGAACCGTATCGACCACGTTGGCGACCATCCGAAATCCCACCGTTGCCGCGGCGCAAGCTTCCGACCGATATGGCAGCAGGTCCTCGCGTAATTGTTGATAGCTGGCGTAACGATTCTCAGCTTGTTTCTCCAGGCACTTGCAAACGATGCGGTCCAGCCCCTTCGGAATCTCGGGGCGCAGCGCGCTCGGCGGTGGGGCGGGTTGCTCCAAGACGATCGCCAACAATCTGACCATCTGGTCCGCCTGAAAGGGCAGACGTCCCGTCAATAGATTGAACAGCGTGACGCCGACGCTGTAGAGATCCGATCGTACATCCAATTCATCGCCGCGCAATTGTTCCGGAGATGCGAACAGTGGCGTACCGAGAATCACACCGCTTTGCGTCAAATCCACTTCGGTCCTCAACTCGCTGGAAATCGAGAGGCCGAAGTCGCCTACCTTGACGGTTCCATCAGCGGTCAGGAAACAGTTTGCCGGTTTGACATCACGGTGCAGCACGCCCACCTCCGCCGCGGCTTCTAACCCGTCAAGAATCTGCAGAATCAAATCGACGCACTCACCCACCGTCGACAGACCGCGCTGGTCGATCCGGTCGTCCAGCGTGCCCCCGTCGACCAACTCCATCGCAATCACGGGAACGCCGTCGATTTCCTCGGTGCCGAAAACGTACACGCTGTTGGGGTGATTGAGCGATGCGGCGAGTCGGCCTTCGCGAAGAAACCGCGATCGATGCCGGGCTGACTGCAACCGATGATTCAGAACCTTGAGCGCAACCACGCGTCCACTGTCCGATTCTTCGGCGGCATACACGCAGCCCATCCCGCCGCTGCCCAACAGCCGAACAATCCGGTAACGCCCGAGCATATCACCGGCCGCCAAACGGCTCGTCGAAACTTGGCCCTCGGCTGCGGTCGTCTTCAAGCCCTGTCGGATCAGGCAGGCCGGGCACAAACCGGATGTTGAATCGCCAGTCAGCGGGGCACCGCACCGGGGGCAAGTGTTGGATGCTTTCATTGTCCGGACCAGGACTCGGAAGGACGATCGGAATTGACTCTACCATCACCTACCGAAACCGCTCCAACAGGTCACGCGAAAAGGCCAGAAAAACATCAGCCTTGAATGGCACGGGCTTAAGCCAATACGCTGAGCCGTAGGCGCTAGCCTCGGGCGTTACCGCCGTGCCAAAGGCCTGTCAAGGCCCGCGGTTAGCGCCGGCTCACTAAGCCCGTGTCATTCACATCAGCCTCTTTGGGTTCCCTGCAAGGCGGAAAAAAGCCACCGGATTTCGTCGTCAATCTGGTCCTCTGCCGCCACCGTGTCGGCGATCGCGGCCCGCAGCAGTTCACGGTATCGCGCTCTCAACCGGTGTGTCATCATCTTTAGTCCACCGACCGACTTGCCGTGGGCTTGGGCCAATTCCGCGTATCGCATTCGGTCGCTGTCGGCCAATAAGAACGCCTTCAATTCGGCAAACAGCTGCGTTTCATCTTCGAATTCCGATTCCAGTTGCTGCATCACCTGGTCGATCAGATGGATCGCCCATCGCCGATCGTATTCCTGATCCGGTGTCACGGAAGTGGCGGGATCGATGCGAAACGTCTCGTCCGCGGATTCGAAATCGAGTGAAAGAATGGATTGCCGTCCACCACGCTTTTCCGCGGAGGCTTTCTCCCGCTGATGGCTGATAAAGTTCTTGAAAGCGGTCAGCAAAAACGATCGGAAACGCCCACGCTGCGGTGAGGCGACCCGCACGAGATCCTTTTCCAGCAGCTCGGCAAAGAATGCTTGCGTGAGGTCTTGGGCGTCGTTGACATTTCCGACGCGGCGTCGCGCGAACAGGTACAAAGGTTGCCAATACGCCTGGCAAAGCTCGCTCAGGGCCTGCTGTTGTCGCTCGCGACCCGAATGTCCGTCGAGTGAGCCGTTGCTGACATTGTCTTGCGAGACTTGGATCGATGACACACTCCCCGGAGCACGGCGATTGCCAGCGGTCGTCGAAGAGTTGTCCGAACGCGCGGCGGCCTGAATCAGGCTCCAACGGGTCGTTCGAAATGCCCCCACGCGTTCAGACGAATGCGCGGGGTTTGGGGATGCTCTTGCCATGGAATCAGATGCGCGACAATGACTCGTCTTGCTGCTCTCGGCGAGAATGGGGTATTCAAAATGACGTACGGCGCCGGGCAAAACTAGAGGGATTACCGTATTCGCCCACATTGAAGGAACTTGGGCTTGTCGTCACCCCGCGGCGAATTCTAGATCTGGGGCATGATCCGTCTCGAACCACTCCGCGCCCGCCAATATGGGTGGATTGCCGCCCTGCTGCTTTCCACACTGGTCGGCTGCGCCGGTCGCGAGGTGGCGGGGACGTTTCGAAACGAGTCTCCGCCGCCATTTTCCGCGAGCGGTCAGGAAGTGGTGCCGGACCGCTGGTGGGTGACGTTTGATGATCCGGGACTGAACCGCCAGATCAATGAGGCGTTGGACAACAATTTTACACTCGCCGCTGCCTTGGATCGGTTGTCGGCGGCCCGCGCTTTGACCCGCCGCGAGGCGTCGGACCTGTGGCCGGACGTCGACGGCGTGGCGGAAATCGCCAGCGTTTTCGGGCCCGGTCGGGATCGCACCAGTTACACGCTGGGGTTGGATACGTCCTACCAGGTGGACCTGTGGGGGCAAATTGAATCGCGGGTCCAGGCCGAGCGGCTTCGCGCGTCGGCCACCCGGGCGGATTATCACGCGATCGCGCTGACGCTGTCGGCCGAGATCGCGCGGACGTGGTTCTCGCTGATCGAGGCGCGTGCACAATTGGCCCTGGTCGAAGAACAGATTGACACCAACCGCAACGGAGTCATCGCCCAGGAGCTCAAATTCGGCGCCGGTGAAGTCGGCGGCCCCGACGTTCTCCGCCAACGTCAGTTGGTCGAATCGACGCTGGAGCAATCGGTCGTCGTCAGGGCGCGCATCGAGGTGCTGGAACACCAGCTGGCCGTGTTGCTGGGCGAACTTCCCCAACAGGCCAGCTATTACACTGGGGCGGAATTACCGGCGTTGCCGCCGCTGCCGGACACGGGATTGCCGTCGGAGTTGTTGCAGCGCCGCCCCGACGTTCGCCGCGACTACTTGGCCTTCATGGCAGCCGATCGTGATTTGGCGTCGGCCATCAGCGCCCAGTATCCGCGTTTGAATCTCAGCGCTTCGGTCCTGAACATCGCCGAAAAGCCCGAAACCCTGTTCCGGGATTGGTTCGTCGCGATCGGCGGACAATTGATCGCGCCGCTGTTTGACGGGGGGCAACGTCGCGCCGAAGTCGACCGCACGGCGGCGCTGCTGCGGCAACGATTTAACGAGTATGGCGAGACGATGCTGACGGCGTTTCGGGAAGTCGAGGACAATTTGGCGTTGGAACGGAATCAATTGCAGCGTCTGAAGCATCTTGAACTGCAATCCGAACTGGCCCGTCAGGCCTCCGATCAGCTACGTCGACGCTACCTGTTCAGGGAGGCGGATTACTTGGACGTGCTCAGCGCGACCACGGCCGAACAACGATTGCAGCGCGAAACCTTGGCGGCTCGACTAGAATTACTCCTGATCCGTGTCAGCCTGTACTTGGCGTTGGCCGGAGATTTTGACACTCAACAGACAGAGCAATTAGAGTTACCGGCGTCGGCCGTCCCCGTTGACGAGGCTGTTGGAGAGGGCGTCGGCGGCGCGAGACCTGAACCGCTGCCGGAGCCGGCTTCGGAACTTGAGGAACTTTTACGGTCGGTGGAACCCTTCCCTGCAATCGATGGCAAACAATGACACCCCGCAGCGACAAACCCTTTGGCGCCTGCTCCGCGTCGCCGGCAACGCCCTGGCCTGTTTCCTGATTCTGGGCGCTTCGGCCGCCGCGATCGTGGTGATCAACCGCACCGAGCCGACCGCCCAACAGATCAGTGCGACACGCAAATCGGCCGCACTGGTCGAAACGATTTCCGTCCGCCGTGGCACCTTTCGCCCCCGTTTGTCGGTCCTCGGGACGGTGGAACCGGCCCAGGACATCGTGCTCAGCCCGCGGGTCAGCGGTCCGGTGATCGAATTGTCCCCCCGGTTCGTCCCCGGCGGGATGGTCCACGCCGGCGACCTGTTACTGCGGATCGACCCCGCCGACTTCGAAAACGCGCTTTCGATCCGAAAGAGTGAACTGGAACAGGCCAAAGCGTCGCTGGAAATCGAACAGGGCCGGCAAAGTCTGGCCGAAAAAGAACTGTCATTGCTGGAGGGGACGATCGGCGACGCCAACCGATCCCTGGTGCTCCGCGAACCTCAAATCGCATCCATTCGGGCCGAGTTCAGCGCGGCCCAAGCGGCCGTCGAGCGGGCCGAGTTGGATTTGCAGCGAACCAGCGTCGCGGCCCCCTTTGATGCCCAAATCCTCAGCCGTTCGGTCAACGTCGGTTCCCAGGTCTCCCCCGGCGATGAACTCGCCCGACTGGTCGGTATCGGTGAATACTGGGTGATGGCCGCCGTCCCGGTACGCAGCCTGCCATGGGTGCAGTTTCCCGGGCCGGTCGACCAGGAAGGGGCCGGCGGTTCGAAAGGGTCGGCCGTGCGATTGCGAAACCCGGGTGCCTGGCCACCGGGGGCCGAGCGACTCGGACAGGTCGCACGCATGATCGGTACGCTGGACCAGCAAACGCGTTTGGCCCGCGTGCTGGTCACCGTCCCCGATCCGCTGGGGGAATCCGACCAGGCACCGCCGCTGATCCTGGACACGCTGATCGAAACCGAAATCGAAGGCAAACCGATCGAAGACGTGGTGCGGCTGGATCGAAAGTACATCCGTGACAGCGACACGGTCTGGGTCATGAAAGACGACGTCCTGGAAATCCGCGAAACCGAGATCGTTTTCCGCGACGCCGAGTACGCGTACATCCGCCAGGGGCTCGCCGACGGCGAAGAAGTCGTCGTGACCACGCTGGCGACGGTGGCCGATGGAATCGGGCTGCGCAAAATCGACGACGCGTCCGATCCGGCGGCTGGCTCCGACGAGGAGTTGATCCAGTGACCCAAGTTGCGGAATCGCAGGACACGCCGTCTGCCGAGGTCGATGTTCCACCGCCGCCGGATCATCCGTCGCATCGCGGACCGATCGCATGGATGGCCCGCAATTCGATCGCCGCCAATTTGCTGATGTTCATCTTGCTCGGTGGCGGAGTCTGGTCGGCCATCGTGATCCAGAAGGAAGTCTTTCCACAGTTCGAACTCGACATCGTCGAAGTCAGCGTGGACTATCCCGGCGCCGCCCCGGAAGAGGTCGAGCAAGGCATCTTGCGACCGATCGAGGGCGCCGTTCGCTCGGTCGAAGGGATCCGTGAAATCACCAGCGAAGCCCGCGAAGGCCGCGGCGAAGTGCTGATCGAAATCGTGGCCGGCGGGCAGCGGATGAAAGCGTTCCAGGACATCGAGCAAGCGGTCAGCCGGATTCGCACCTTTCCCGATCAAATCGAACAGCCCGAGGTGCGGTTGCAATCCGAGCAGCGCGAGGCGATGCAGGTGGCGATCTATGGTCCGGTCGACATCTGGACGCTACGCAAACTGGCCGAACAGCTGCGCGACCAATTGCAAGCCAACGACCAGATCACCCAGGTCGAACTGCGACGGGTACCGGCGTACGTCACCCACGTGGAAATCCCGCGTCAGCGGCTGCGTGAGTACGGGCTGACGTTGCCCGACGTGGCGGACATCATCCGAACGTCCAGCCAGGACGTGGCGGCCGGTTCGGTCCAGACCAGCGGCGGCGAGATCCTGTTACGTGTCAAAGCACGCAAACAGTGGGCCGATGAATTCGCGGCGATGGAAATCGTGACCGGACGCGACGGCCCGGCCGTCACCCTGGGGGACATCGCCACGATCCGCGACGGATTCGAAGAAGTCGGCTTTCACTCCCAATTCAGCCAAACGCCGTCGGTCGAACTGGATATCTTTCGCACCGGTTCCCAATCGCCGACGGATGTCGCCGAAGCGGTCGAGCGGACGATGCGGGCCTTTGAAACCGGACTGCCGCCGGGCGTGAAGTGGCGCGTCGACCGAAACAACGCCGAAGAGTTTCGCCGCCGGCTGAATCTGGTTTTGGAAAACGCGGTGATGGCGGTCGTGATCGTGTTGGTGATCCTGGCGCTGTTCCTGGAAATGCGGCTCGCGTTTTGGGTCATGATGGGCATGGCCGTTTCGTTCGTCGGCGGGATCTTGTTGCTGCCCTTGGCGGACGTCAGCATCAACATGATCTCGCTGTTCGGGTTCCTGGTCGTGTTGGGGATCGTCGTCGACGACGCCGTCGTGGTCGGCGAAAACGTCTATGAGAAACGCCAACACAGCGACGATGACGAACAGGCTGCGATCGAAGGGACACGCGAGGTCGCCGGCCCGGTCGTCTTCAGCATCTTGACCAACATCGTCGCCTTCGTCCCGCTGATGTTTATCCCCGGCGAGACCGGAAAGTTTTGGGGACCGCTGCCGGTCGTCGTGATCCTGGTGCTGTCGCTGTCCCTGTTGGAATCGCTGTTCATTCTGCCGGCACACCTGGCACACGCGCGCGAGGGCGGACGAAAGAAGCACGGTTTGGGGGCAACCCTGCACCGCGGCCAACAAGCCTTCGGCCGGCTGTTCAATCGCGCCGTCGAGATCTTCTTCCGACCCGTTTTAGTCACCTGCTTGCGATTTCGATACGTCACCGCGTCGACCGCCCTGGCGCTGTTCCTGGTCGTCGGCGGATACGCCACCAGCGCCCACATGGGTATGATCTTGATGCCCGAGGTCTCCGCCGATGAAATCGAAGCCGGCGTGCGCATGCCCGTCGGCACCACCCAGGCCCAGGCGGCCGCGATCGCCAAAGCGGTGACCGATGCCAGTTTGCGGATGTTCGAAGAACACAACCTGTACGAGGTCGCCGAAGGCATCAAAACCAACGTCCGCGGCGAAAGTTTTATCGACGTGGAAATTGTCATGAAGCCACCGGACCAGCGTGACATGACGGCCGGACAAGTCATCGAACTATGGCGCGATTCGATCGGCGACTTGCCGGGCGTCAGCCAGGTGACTTTCGAAGCCGAACGCGGCCCCGGCGGTCACCGCCGCGCGATCAGCATCGACCTCAGCCACAGCGACATCGGCGTTCTGGAAAAGGCGTCGCAAGCATTGGTCCAGCGCTGCGAACGGTTCGCCAACGTTCGCGACGTCAACGACAGTTACAACAAAGGCAAGGTCCAATACGATTTCCGACTTCGCCCCGAAGGCCGCGCGCTGGGGCTGACCGATGAAGAGTTGGGCGAACAGCTTCGCGGCGCGTTCTTCGGTTCGCTGGCGCTGCGGCTGTTGCGTGGCACCAACGAAATCGAAGTCCGAGTGAAATTGCCGGAGGATCAGCGCGAGGACATCTATCACCTGGAGGACATGGTCATTCGCACGCCCTCGGGTGCCGAAGTGCCGCTGTTGGACGTCGCTGAATTGGATCAATCGTTGGCTTTTCGCTCGATCGATCGCCGCGACGGCCGCCGAGTGATCAACGTTTCAATGGATGTCGAACCCAAGCGCGCGGTGACCCAAGTGATCGAAGCACTTCGTAACGAAGAACTGCCGCGGTTGCGTGCGGATTACCCCGGGATCACGTGGAGTTTCGAAGGCAGCGATGCGGAGATGCGACGTGCCACCGCGTCGCTTTGGGGATCGTTCGGTCTGGCCCTGGCGGTGATCTATTCGCTGCTGGCCGTCGCGTTTCGCGGTTACATCCAACCGTTGATCGTGCTGGTCGCCATCCCCTTCGGGATCGTCGGCGCGGTCCTGGGACACATGCTGCTGGGTTATGACCTTTCGCTGGTCAGCCTGATGGGTGTGATCGCGCTTTCGGGTGTGGTGATCAACGACTCGTTGATCATGATCGATTATGCCAACCGTCGCCGCGAAGAACGACACACCGCGTTCGACGCGATCCTGCAAGCCGGACTGCGACGATTCCGGCCGATCTTGCTGACCACGCTGACCACCTTCGGCGGGTTGGTGCCGCTGATCTTCGAAGATTCCTTGCAAGCCCAATACATCATCCCGATGGCCATTTCACTGGGCTTCGGCATCCTGTTCGCAACCGCCATCATCCTGGTGCTGGTCCCGTGTCTGTACCTGATCCTGGAGGACATCCTGGCGATCGCGACGGGTAAGCGGGCAGAGCCCGAGTCGTGATCCCTCTCTAAGTACGACGGTCCCTTCCGGGCCGTCGACCGATAGACTCTCCGCGACGACTTGGAAAGGACGTCGTACCATGATCTTTGAATCGCCTCTCATTCCACGTCACGAAAACGTTTGCGATAGGCCAGCGGTGTCATGCCGGTGAAGCGGCGGAATCGTTTCGTGAAATGGCTTTGATCGAAAAAGCCGACGGCGACGGAGATGTCGGTGATCGAATCGGACGTGCGTGTCAGGCGGTCGCGTGCGTCTTGGATTCGGCGGGAAAGGATATATTCCGTCGGTGACATTCTTAGCAGCGTCCGAAAACGGTGATTGAACTGCGACGAGGACAGACCGGACATCTCGGCCAGGTCCTTCATCGACAGGGGCTTCGCGTAGTTTTCGTCGATGAATCGGATCGCCGGCGCCAGATCGCTGAAGAATGAGGCCTGTTCGGCGGGCGTGGCGATCGGGTACATCACGCCCGCGATTCCGATCACCTGGGCAGTCGCGGAAAAGAGCGGCGTCTTGGTAGAGACATACCACTGGGGAGTCCCGCGCACGTGGGGAACCAACCAAACCTGGTTGGGAATCGAGCGACGCAGTTCCATCACCCGACGGTCTTCGGCGTGGTACGCATCGGCCAGCGCGGGCGGCTGAAAGTCGCTGTCGGTCCGCCCGTAAAGCTCCTCGACGTCCGCCAATCCGAAGACGTCCGTCAGCGTGCGGGGGTTCACCGCGATGTAACGCTGGCGATGGTCCTTGGCGTAAAAGAGCACCAGGGGAAGGTGCTCGAAAAGCTCGATCACGCTGCGCACGCCGGGGTGTCGCTGCACAAACGCCTCGCTAAACGCCCGGCCGTTTCGTGGGGAGTCAGAATTCGGCATGGGATGTGATGCGGTCTGGGATCCGTGGGTTCGCGCTGCCATCCGTGGGCGATCGACCTTCCTGTGGTTCAGGGCAGCCAGAAAAATTTGCGATCCCCCCTTAGAATCCAATGACTAATATCGGCTTCGTTGCGGCGAAATGCATGGGCGACCGGCAAATCGTACCAAACTGGACCGGTGGATGTACAAGACCTCGGTGGGTGATCGGCTAGAATTAAGGGCGTTCAGAATGCCCACCTCCACCCGCATCGGCGGATCATCGAATGTTCCCTGTGAAGAATCTTACCATCGCATTAGCTTTTTGGCTTGCCCAGTGCCACGTCGCGGCGGTTTGGTCCGAGACACCGATCTCCTTTAATTCGGACATCCGTCCCATCCTCTCGGAGAATTGCTTCGCCTGTCACGGACCCGATGAAGCGGAACGTGCGGCCGATTTGCGGCTCGACCAGCGCGAACCGGCGATCGACTACGGCGCCCTCGTCGAAGGTAGCCCCGAGGACAGTTTGGTGATGGAGCGGATCTTGTCGGACGATCCCGATTTGATCATGCCTCCCCCGCATTCCCACAAGGTCTTGACCGCGGCGCAAAAGGAGTTGTTGGCCGAGTGGATTCGCCAGGGCGCGGAGTATGAAACCCATTGGTCGTTCCAGCCGCTGCCCGAGACGATCTCCATTCCCGAAGTCGTCGATGATTGGCCGCGGACCTCGGTCGATCCGTTCGTGGCTCGGATGCATCGGCAAAAGAAGCTTCAGCCCAGCGCCGAAGCGGACAAGGCGACTTGGCTGCGGCGGGTCACGTTCGATTTAACCGGGTTGCCCCCGTCGCTCGCGGAATTGGACGCGTTCTTGGCCGACGAATCGGGCGATGCCTATGAAACGGTGGTCCAGCGATTGTTGACGTCACCGGCCTATGGCGAACGCATGGCCGTGATGTGGTTGGACGTCTCTCGCTACGCCGACACGTTCGGTTACCAAAACGACATCCCGATGGAAGTCTGGCCGTGGCGAGAGTGGGTGATCGACGCCTTCAACCGCAACATGCCGTACGACCAATTCATCACCGAGCAAATCGCCGGTGACCTGCTGCCGGAGGCGACGGATTCCCAGCGGCTGGCAACCACATTCAATCGTCTGCATCGACAAACCAACGAAGGCGGTAGCGTCGCCGAAGAATTCCGGCTGACCGGCATCACCGACCGGACCACCACCGCCGGCACCGCGCTGCTGGGGCTGACGATGGAATGTTGCCGCTGTCACGATCACAAATTCGACCCGATCAAACAAAAGGAGTTTTATCAGTTGTCGGCATACTTTTCCGACGTCGATGAACTCGGTCTCTATTCACACTTCACCTTCTCCGCACCGACACCGGCGATGCTGTTGTACGAAGGCGACCAGCGACAACAGCACCAATCCGCCAAGCGAGCCATCGCAGACGCGGAGTCCGCGCTGGATGCGGCCATCGAGACGGCACGCGAGTTTTGGTTGTCGCGGGAAGACGAATTGATTGACACGTTGCCCGAGCCCCGCGCGGCCGCGTATGAGAACCCGCTCGACGGTACGGTTGATGGTGTCGTCGGCAAGGCCACGGTTTGTAATGGCGATGACGCGATTCCCTGTCAGGACGCACCGCTGTTCGGGCGGACGTCGGTGTTTTCGTACAGCCTGTGGGTTCGCCCCCAACAGCACCTGCCCCGAATGATGGTGCTGAATCAATCTCGGGCGGCCGAAGACGCAGCGTTTCGCGGGTTGGAACTGACCCTGGACCAAGGGCACCCACAGTTTTCGATGATCCACTTCTGGCCCGGAAACGCGTTGCGGGTGCGCGCCACCGAGCAGGTCCCGACCGACCAGTGGACCCACCTTGCGGTGACACATGACGGCAGCGGACGCGCCGACGGTGTGCGGATCTACGTGGACGGAAAACTGGCCGAAGTGGAAATCATTCGCGACAAACTTTCACGCGACGTCCGGCAACGAAAGGATTGGGGTGACCTGGACGTCGAAAAGGTCTCCTTGGCACTGGGGGCCCGTTTTCGTGACATCGGTTTTCGTGACGGACAGGTCGATGAATTGAAGGTGTTTGACGTCCAGCTCTCCTCGGCCGAAGTGCTTGCGTTGGTTGCCCAGGTCCGACCCGACGTCGCGCCCGGCGAAATCGACATCGAAGTCGCCCTTGAACATCAGCTGCTGACCGCGGATGAAGCCGTCGCCCAGACGCGTCGCGAGCTGGTTGAAGCGCGAGACACCGAAAACGAGCTCGTCGCCGACATCCGCGAGATCATGACGATGCGTCACTATGATGACGCACCACCGACGCACGTGCTCGGACGCGGTGAATACACCAATAAACTGGAACAGGTTTCACCGGCCACGCCCGCGCTTTCGGGCGGGCTGCCGGCTGCCGGACAGGACCGTTTGTCGTTGGCGAAGTGGATGACCGATCCACAGAATCCGCTAACGGCGCGTGTCATCGTCAACCGGATGTGGTATCTGTTCTTCGGCCGTGGGATCGTGGTCACCCTGGAAGATTTCGGTTCCCAGGGGACACCGCCCACTCACCCGGAACTGCTGGACCATCTGGCCCGCTCGTTGATGGACAACGATTGGGACCTGCATTGGCTGTGTCGCGAAATCGTGTTGTCGACGACTTATCGCCAATCATCCGAAGTCAACGACCCCAGCCTTTTCCAGCGTGATCGTGACAACGCATGGTTGACGCGTGGCCCCAAGTATCGGTTGTCTGCCGAACAGTTGCGTGACAGCGTCCTGGCGGCCAGCGGACTGTTGGTCAAAAAGATCGGTGGCCCCAGCGTGATGCCGTACCAGCCGGCGGGATTGTGGCGAGAATCGGGGACCGGCAAGTCGTACAATCAATCGACCGGTGACGGGCTGTACCGCCGCAGCCTGTACACGTTCTGGAAACGTACGGCACCGCCGCCGACCATGTTGACGCTGGACGCGACCAGCCGAGAAAGCTGTACGCCGCGACGTGAACTGACGACCACGCCACTGCAGGCGCTGGTGTTCTTGAACGACCCGCAATACGTCGAAGCCTCGCGCGTCTTGGCCGAATCGCTGGTAAAGTCCCATCCGACCGACCGCGACGCACGTTGGGAA containing:
- a CDS encoding RNA polymerase sigma factor, with protein sequence MSSIQVSQDNVSNGSLDGHSGRERQQQALSELCQAYWQPLYLFARRRVGNVNDAQDLTQAFFAELLEKDLVRVASPQRGRFRSFLLTAFKNFISHQREKASAEKRGGRQSILSLDFESADETFRIDPATSVTPDQEYDRRWAIHLIDQVMQQLESEFEDETQLFAELKAFLLADSDRMRYAELAQAHGKSVGGLKMMTHRLRARYRELLRAAIADTVAAEDQIDDEIRWLFSALQGTQRG
- a CDS encoding efflux transporter outer membrane subunit gives rise to the protein MIRLEPLRARQYGWIAALLLSTLVGCAGREVAGTFRNESPPPFSASGQEVVPDRWWVTFDDPGLNRQINEALDNNFTLAAALDRLSAARALTRREASDLWPDVDGVAEIASVFGPGRDRTSYTLGLDTSYQVDLWGQIESRVQAERLRASATRADYHAIALTLSAEIARTWFSLIEARAQLALVEEQIDTNRNGVIAQELKFGAGEVGGPDVLRQRQLVESTLEQSVVVRARIEVLEHQLAVLLGELPQQASYYTGAELPALPPLPDTGLPSELLQRRPDVRRDYLAFMAADRDLASAISAQYPRLNLSASVLNIAEKPETLFRDWFVAIGGQLIAPLFDGGQRRAEVDRTAALLRQRFNEYGETMLTAFREVEDNLALERNQLQRLKHLELQSELARQASDQLRRRYLFREADYLDVLSATTAEQRLQRETLAARLELLLIRVSLYLALAGDFDTQQTEQLELPASAVPVDEAVGEGVGGARPEPLPEPASELEELLRSVEPFPAIDGKQ
- a CDS encoding efflux RND transporter periplasmic adaptor subunit, which produces MANNDTPQRQTLWRLLRVAGNALACFLILGASAAAIVVINRTEPTAQQISATRKSAALVETISVRRGTFRPRLSVLGTVEPAQDIVLSPRVSGPVIELSPRFVPGGMVHAGDLLLRIDPADFENALSIRKSELEQAKASLEIEQGRQSLAEKELSLLEGTIGDANRSLVLREPQIASIRAEFSAAQAAVERAELDLQRTSVAAPFDAQILSRSVNVGSQVSPGDELARLVGIGEYWVMAAVPVRSLPWVQFPGPVDQEGAGGSKGSAVRLRNPGAWPPGAERLGQVARMIGTLDQQTRLARVLVTVPDPLGESDQAPPLILDTLIETEIEGKPIEDVVRLDRKYIRDSDTVWVMKDDVLEIRETEIVFRDAEYAYIRQGLADGEEVVVTTLATVADGIGLRKIDDASDPAAGSDEELIQ
- a CDS encoding efflux RND transporter permease subunit, with translation MARNSIAANLLMFILLGGGVWSAIVIQKEVFPQFELDIVEVSVDYPGAAPEEVEQGILRPIEGAVRSVEGIREITSEAREGRGEVLIEIVAGGQRMKAFQDIEQAVSRIRTFPDQIEQPEVRLQSEQREAMQVAIYGPVDIWTLRKLAEQLRDQLQANDQITQVELRRVPAYVTHVEIPRQRLREYGLTLPDVADIIRTSSQDVAAGSVQTSGGEILLRVKARKQWADEFAAMEIVTGRDGPAVTLGDIATIRDGFEEVGFHSQFSQTPSVELDIFRTGSQSPTDVAEAVERTMRAFETGLPPGVKWRVDRNNAEEFRRRLNLVLENAVMAVVIVLVILALFLEMRLAFWVMMGMAVSFVGGILLLPLADVSINMISLFGFLVVLGIVVDDAVVVGENVYEKRQHSDDDEQAAIEGTREVAGPVVFSILTNIVAFVPLMFIPGETGKFWGPLPVVVILVLSLSLLESLFILPAHLAHAREGGRKKHGLGATLHRGQQAFGRLFNRAVEIFFRPVLVTCLRFRYVTASTALALFLVVGGYATSAHMGMILMPEVSADEIEAGVRMPVGTTQAQAAAIAKAVTDASLRMFEEHNLYEVAEGIKTNVRGESFIDVEIVMKPPDQRDMTAGQVIELWRDSIGDLPGVSQVTFEAERGPGGHRRAISIDLSHSDIGVLEKASQALVQRCERFANVRDVNDSYNKGKVQYDFRLRPEGRALGLTDEELGEQLRGAFFGSLALRLLRGTNEIEVRVKLPEDQREDIYHLEDMVIRTPSGAEVPLLDVAELDQSLAFRSIDRRDGRRVINVSMDVEPKRAVTQVIEALRNEELPRLRADYPGITWSFEGSDAEMRRATASLWGSFGLALAVIYSLLAVAFRGYIQPLIVLVAIPFGIVGAVLGHMLLGYDLSLVSLMGVIALSGVVINDSLIMIDYANRRREERHTAFDAILQAGLRRFRPILLTTLTTFGGLVPLIFEDSLQAQYIIPMAISLGFGILFATAIILVLVPCLYLILEDILAIATGKRAEPES
- a CDS encoding AraC family transcriptional regulator; its protein translation is MPNSDSPRNGRAFSEAFVQRHPGVRSVIELFEHLPLVLFYAKDHRQRYIAVNPRTLTDVFGLADVEELYGRTDSDFQPPALADAYHAEDRRVMELRRSIPNQVWLVPHVRGTPQWYVSTKTPLFSATAQVIGIAGVMYPIATPAEQASFFSDLAPAIRFIDENYAKPLSMKDLAEMSGLSSSQFNHRFRTLLRMSPTEYILSRRIQDARDRLTRTSDSITDISVAVGFFDQSHFTKRFRRFTGMTPLAYRKRFRDVE